A genomic region of Cannabis sativa cultivar Pink pepper isolate KNU-18-1 chromosome 1, ASM2916894v1, whole genome shotgun sequence contains the following coding sequences:
- the LOC115705584 gene encoding uncharacterized protein LOC115705584, translating to MEVLKPSPPTKLTTSFLSSNFTSKFPTKFRRKHNQIVYNVPTSIFHKNSSLSIYLLPLSDRRRNFPVFSHFGRTTSRRNSLRKKLIEDQQVRHRVIPRSDIQNEKSFPNFGDTENTNEEIRGDSVEESVSSNWVIENESKSKLVGESALLAKLENWAEQHKKDSEYWGIGSGPVFTVFLNPDGNVERVSVHEDEILRRSRVEKEDLENSTETKLKILQAENLAREMESGENVIPRNSSVAKFVIEGGESNFFKAIQSFSVSPQFIKELPRVGTMVLYGLVAVWAVKQLFSFGDDKEVKLTEFEKEMMRRKIKARKEKEVLNIGGVEVIQPLKEPPMFSIDKPKLDKQELMKSIAKAKSQSENLTVLDSKSVTSAAAKSMEFDNKIQEIRKMAKHARETEDKERQLIKKDRVETRVKSTESYNGTKEGEEYKEKEISLLNQHLNEDTQQSCDDDTKLVLDEAFTRDRNVASSAESSDVRKMTSENLKDNETLDNATFDEPPGSRESSALVKPRIIRSVKEAREYLSEKGNKQESKQESEVKAVQESAALPKHDKQLECNRVEDFGTEKLFTTVISDVKSDSSAMTSASEDSGVGNNKEFGEIKQGENDFSEHRISLDHEGDDRKSEREQSANVENWNEKNFNEHIAKKIGVSFRDNYMVAREKKDQPSSLNPSSVLGSIGDESELEWMEDESLAEIVFQVRDNELSGKDPFYKMDAKDKDAFFKGLEKKFDRENEKLLKLHEYLHANIENLDYGADGISIYDPPEKVIPRWKGPPLEISHDFSNNLSELREAILAENTGLSFNVKKDEQSSLQKSSESPPVAKSATSSAFNDPKKRLNKDQERSKTIIEGSDGSLKAGKKSGKEFWQHTKKWSRGFLESYNAEADPEVKSIMRDVGKDLDRWITEKEIQEAGDLMEKLPEKNKEFMEKKLTKLKREMELFGPQAVVSKYSEYADDKEEDYLWWLDLPYVLCIELYTVEDGEQRIGFYSLEMATDLELEPKPHHVISFEDANDCKNLCYIIQAQMEILGNGNAFVVARPPKDTFREAKENGFNVTVIRKGELQLNVDQPLEEVEEQIVEIGSKMYHDMIMKERSVDISSLMKGVFGFKTKPTKRKRSKRKLKKRGKK from the exons ATGGAGGTTCTCAAACCTTCACCTCCTACCAAGCTTACAacttcatttctaagttccaatTTCACTTCCAAATTTCCAACTAAATTTCGGAGAAAACATAACCAAATTGTCTACAACGTACCCACCTCCATATTCCACAAGAACTCATCTTTGTCAATATATCTTCTACCCTTAAGTGATCGTAGAAGAAACTTCCCAGTTTTCTCCCACTTCGGTCGAACGACGAGCCGCCGCAACTCGCTGAGGAAGAAGCTTATTGAGGATCAACAGGTACGTCATCGTGTGATTCCCCGTTCTGATATtcaaaatgaaaaatcatttcCTAATTTTGGGGACACAGAGAACACAAATGAAGAAATAAGAGGTGACAGTGTTGAAGAGAGCGTATCTAGTAATTGGGTTATCGAAAACGAATCAAAGTCGAAACTTGTTGGTGAATCTGCTCTGTTGGCGAAATTGGAGAATTGGGCTGAGCAGCATAAGAAAGATAGTGAGTATTGGGGCATTGGGTCAGGGCCAGTTTTTACAGTCTTTCTTAATCCCGATGGGAATGTTGAACGGGTTTCTGTTCATGAGGATGAAATATTGAGGAGAAGCCGGGTAGAGAAAGAGGATTTAGAAAACTCGACAGAGACGAAATTGAAAATTTTGCAGGCAGAGAATTTAGCTAGAGAGATGGAGAGTGgggaaaatgttatcccaaGGAACAGTTCGGTGGCTAAGTTTGTTATTGAAGGTGGTGAGTCTAATTTCTTTAAGGCAATTCAGAGCTTTAGTGTTAGTCCTCAGTTTATAAAAGAGCTCCCTAGAGTTGGTACCATGGTCTTGTATGGTTTAGTTGCTGTTTGGGCAGTGAAGCAATTGTTTAGTTTTGGGGATGATAAAGAGGTGAAACTCACAGAATTTGAAAAGGAAATGATGAGGAGGAAGATAAAAGCAAGAAAGGAGAAGGAGGTGTTGAACATAGGTGGTGTGGAAGTTATTCAACCTTTAAAGGAACCACCAATGTTTTCCATTGACAAGCCTAAGCTTGATAAGCAAGAACTAATGAAAAGTATTGCAAAAGCGAAATCACAGAGTGAAAATTTGACTGTACTTGATTCGAAATCTGTTACCTCAGCTGCTGCTAAATCTATGGAGTTTGATAACAAAATTCAGGAAATCAGAAAAATGGCCAAACATGCCCGGGAAACTGAAGATAAAGAGAGACAGTTGATTAAAAAGGATAGAGTGGAAACTAGGGTGAAGAGTACAGAAAGTTACAATGGAACCAAGGAGGGTGAAGAATATAAAGAGAAGGAGATTAGTTTACTTAACCAACATCTGAATGAAGATACTCAACAAAGTTGTGATGATGACACTAAGCTGGTACTTGATGAAGCTTTTACCAGGGACAGGAATGTTGCATCGAGTGCAGAAAGTTCAGATGTCAGGAAAATGACAAGCGAGAATCTAAAAGACAATGAGACTCTTGATAATGCTACCTTTGATGAACCACCTGGTTCTAGAGAAAGTTCTGCTCTAGTGAAACCACGAATCATAAGGTCAGTGAAAGAAGCCAGGGAGTATCTTTCTGAAAAAGGTAACAAGCAAGAGTCAAAACAAGAGTCAGAGGTTAAGGCTGTTCAAGAAAGTGCTGCTCTTCCAAAGCATGATAAGCAGTTGGAATGTAATAGAGTGGAGGATTTTGGCACAGAAAAATTATTTACTACAGTCATTTCAGATGTAAAATCAGATTCTTCTGCTATGACAAGTGCCTCTGAAGATTCTGGTGTAGGGAATAATAAGGAATTTGGTGAAATTAAGCAAGGAGAAAATGATTTTTCAGAGCATCGAATTTCCTTGGATCATGAAGGTGATGACAGGAAATCAGAAAGAGAACAATCTGCAAATGTGGAAAACTGGAATGAGAAGAATTTTAATGAACATATTGCAAAGAAGATTGGTGTTAGCTTTAGAGATAATTACATGGTTGCAAGGGAAAAGAAGGATCAGCCATCAAGTTTGAATCCTTCCTCAGTGCTTGGTTCTATTGGAGATGAAAGTGAACTTGAATGGATGGAAGATGAAAGTCTTGCAGAAATTGTTTTTCAAGTTCGAGACAATGAGTTATCAGGGAAAGATCCATTTTACAAGATGGACGCAAAAGACAAGGATGCATTTTTCAAGGGTCTTGAAAAGAAATTTGACAGAGAGAACGAAAAGCTGTTGAAACTGCATGAATATCTCCACGCAAACATTGAAAATCTTGATTACGGAGCAG ATGGTATTAGCATATATGATCCACCAGAAAAAGTAATACCTCGTTGGAAAGGTCCTCCTCTGGAAATAAGTCATGATTTCTCCAATAACTTATCTGAACTAAGGGAAGCAATTCTTGCTGAAAATACTGGACTTTCATTCAATGTGAAGAAGGACGAGCAGAGCTCGCTTCAGAAATCAAGTGAATCTCCACCAGTTGCGAAAAGTGCCACTTCTTCAGCATTTAATGATCCaaaaaagagattaaataaGGATCAAGAAAGGTCCAAGACAATTATAGAAGGCAGCGATGGTTCCTTAAAAGCTGGGAAGAAATCAGGGAAGGAGTTTTGGCAACACACCAAGAAATGGTCTCGTGGGTTTCTGGAATCCTATAATGCAGAGGCAGATCCAGAAGTTAAATCCATAATGAGAGACGTGGGGAAGGATCTGGATCGATGGATCACTGAGAAAGAAATTCAGGAAGCTGGTGATCTTATGGAGAAATTGCCTGAGAAGAATAAGGAATTCATGGAAAAGAAACTCACCAAGCTTAAAAGAGAGATGGAATTGTTTGGACCACAAGCTGTTGTGAGCAAATATAGTGAATATGCAGACGACAAAGAAGAAGATTACTTGTGGTGGTTAGATCTTCCATATGTACTG TGCATTGAGTTGTACACAGTTGAAGATGGTGAACAAAGGATAGGGTTTTATTCACTGGAGATGGCTACTGATCTtgaattggaaccaaaaccacaTCATGTGATTTCCTTTGAAGATGCTAATGATTGCAAAAATCTTTGTTACATAATCCAAGCTCAAATGGAAATACTAGGAAATGGGAATGCCTTTGTTGTTGCCCGACCACCCAAG GACACTTTTCGAGAAGCCAAAGAGAACGGTTTTAACGTTACTGTCATAAGGAAAGGAGAGCTTCAACTTAATGTGGATCAACCACTTGAAGAGGTAGAGGAACAAATTGTAGAGATTGGAAGCAAAATGTACCATGATATGATTATGAAAGAGCGCTCTGTAGATATAAGCTCATTGATGAAGGGTGTATTTGGTTTCAAGACCAAACCCACTAAGAG GAAAAGATCAAAAAGAAAGCTAAAGAAACGTGGGAAGAAATGA
- the LOC115705585 gene encoding phosphatidylinositol 4-kinase gamma 4 codes for MSSAGIAALSPLCNEPLISNNIFRALADLVSSESILIYLSVSGSIIPMSVLESDSIESVKLRIQSYKGFVVKNQKLVCGGRELARSNSLLREYGVGDGNVLHLVLKLSDLQVIKVRTTSGKEYTFHVERGRDVRYVKQKIAKKGKEFVDLEEQEVVCNGEQLEDQRLIDDISKHNDAVIHLLVRKSAKVRTRPVEKNFELSIVASDLTDVGSNGVDGKVNKMQHDVGKVLLPRKPSYKEPMLEPFIVNHKIKLPSAIKDMINASLNGLSSGNHPVRSLEGTGGAYFMLDSSGKKYISVFKPMDEEPMAVNNPRGLPLSLDGEGLKKGTRVGEGALREVAAYLLDHPMNGHRSFIGDKEGFAGVPPTFLVKCFHKEFNHSGDMTAKLGSLQKFMDNNGSCEDMGPGSFPVKEVQKISVLDIRLANADRHSGNILLSKGEDGKTVLIPIDHGYCLPESFEECTFDWLYWPQARVPYSDEVVDYINSLDADEDIAILKFHGWELSPECARTLCISTMLLKKGVQKGLTPFEIGSIMCRKTLNTESIMEEIVQEAKDSVLPGTSEAAFLEAVSQIMDGRLHEIVKSTS; via the exons ATGTCTTCGGCCGGTATAGCTGCGCTTAGTCCACTTTGCAATGAGCCTTTAATTTCTAATAACATTTTCCGAGCTCTGGCTGATTTGGTCTCCAGCGAGTCCATTTTGATATATCTCTCAGTTTCGGGATCTATTATCCCAATGAGTGTTTTGGAGTCTGATTCTATTGAGTCAGTGAAGCTCAGGATTCAATCCTATAAAGGGTTTGTGGTCAAGAACCAGAAGTTGGTTTGTGGAGGCCGGGAGCTGGCTCGTAGCAATTCGCTGCTCCGGGAGTATGGTGTTGGAGATGGAAATGTATTGCATTTGGTTCTTAAGCTTTCGGATCTTCAGGTCATCAAAGTTCGAACTACTTCAGGTAAAGAGTATACTTTTCATGTGGAACGTGGTAGAGATGTTAGGTATGTTAAACAAAAGATTGCGAAGAAAGGGAAGGAATTTGTTGATCTTGAGGAGCAAGAAGTTGTTTGCAACGGGGAGCAACTTGAGGATCAGAGACTTATCGATGATATCAGCAAACATAATGATGCTGTTATTCATTTGTTGGTTAGGAAATCTGCAAAAGTTCGTACTAGACCAGTCGAGAAGAATTTTGAACTGTCTATTGTGGCATCTGATTTGACTGATGTGGGAAGCAATGGAGTTGATGGGAAAGTCAATAAGATGCAACATGATGTTGGGAAAGTGCTTTTGCCTAGGAAGCCTTCTTACAAGGAACCTATGTTGGAGCCTTTTATTGTGAACCACAAGATTAAATTGCCCTCAGCCATAAAGGACATGATTAATGCTTCACTTAATGGATTAAGTAGCGGGAATCATCCAGTCAGGTCTTTAGAGGGTACAGGAGGAGCATATTTTATGCTGGATTCATCAGGGAAAAAGTATATTTCTGTGTTCAAACCAATGGATGAAGAGCCCATGGCTGTAAATAATCCTAGGGGACTTCCATTGTCGTTAGACGGAGAAGGGTTAAAGAAAGGAACAAGAGTTGGAGAGGGAGCATTGAGAGAAGTTGCAGCATACCTTTTGGATCATCCAATGAATGGCCACCGCTCGTTCATTGGTGATAAAGAGGGCTTTGCTGGTGTCCCGCCCACATTTCTCGTCAAGTGCTTTCACAAAGAGTTCAACCATTCTGGTGATATGACTGCCAAGCTTGGATCACTGCAGAAATTCATGGACAATAATGGAAGTTGTGAGGATATGGGCCCTGGATCTTTCCCTGTTAAGGAAGTACAGAAAATCTCTGTGTTAGATATTAGGTTGGCCAATGCTGACAGACATTCTGGAAATATATTGCTAAGCAAAGGAGAAGATGGCAAGACTGTGCTGATTCCAATTGATCATGGGTACTGCTTGCCTGAAAGT TTTGAAGAGTGTACATTTGACTGGCTTTATTGGCCACAAGCTCGTGTACCGTACTCTGATGAGGTAGTTGATTACATTAATTCGCTGGACGCAGACGAGGATATCGCAATTCTGAAGTTCCATGGATGGGAGTTGTCCCCCGAATGTGCTCGTACTCTTTGCATCTCCACTATGCTCTTGAAGAAGGGAGTTCAGAAAGGTCTCACCCCCTTTGAAATCGGAAGCATAATGTGCAGAAAAACCTTGAATACAGAATCCATTATGGAGGAGATTGTCCAAGAAGCAAAGGATTCTGTGCTCCCTGGAACAAGTGAAGCTGCATTCCTTGAGGCTGTCTCTCAAATCATGGATGGCCGCCTTCATGAAATTGTTAAGTCAACTTCTTGA